In the genome of Mycobacterium sp. 3519A, the window GGTGCGCTCGATGACGCCATCCGCGGCGAGCTTGTCGAGGTCGCGCCGGATGGTCGAGGCATCGACGTCGAATGCCTGGGCCAGCGCATTGACGCTCTGAAACCCCTGCTCCCGCAGGCGATTGACAATATCCGCGCGACGTGACATTCCGAACAGCCTTCTCTCGACTAAGCGACCTCGGCGTGAGTCGCAACGCTGTGTTAGCCACATGATGCACGATTTCGCGCATTTGCCACACCCTAATGCACGATTTCGTGCCACCTGATGCTTGACTGTGCGCAGGGTCACGTCTACTGTCACGCAGGTCGGGCTGCGGTCGGCCCGAAATCCGGGAGTTCACAAGGGAGTGACGTATGCAGCAAAGGCGGGCAGCCCTTCTGGGCGCCGTGGGCTTGACCATGACCCTGATCGCCGCCTGTGGCTCAGTCGGCGGGGGAGCCGCAGGCAACAGCAGTGCCCCAGCGGGCGGCGGCACGCAGGACCCGAAGGACATGACGATGGTCAACGTCGTCAAGGTCAAGGGCATCGCGTGGTTCGACCGGATGGCCGTCGGCGATCAGAACTTTGCGAAACGCACCGGTGTCGACACCCGGCAGGAGGGCGCGGACGACACGAGTCCGGAGAAGCAGATCCAGATCATCCAGGACTTGATCCCGCAGCATCCCACCGCCATCACCGTCGTGCCCAATTCGCCGGAGGCGTTGCAGAACGTCCTCGGCCAGGCCCGCGCGCAGGGCATCAAGGTGGTGACGCACGAGGCCACCGGAATCCAGAACGCCGACATCGACATCGAGGCCTTCGACAACGCGGCCTACGGCAAGCAGATCATGCAGAACCTCGCACAGTGCATGGGCCAGCAGGGCAAGTACGTCCAGTTCGTCGGCGGCTTGACCGCAAAGACCCACATGCAGTGGGTCGGCGCAGCGCATGACCTGCAAACCAGCCAGTACCCGAACATGACACGCGTCGAAGACCCGATCGAGAGCACCGACAACGAGCAGGCGGCCTATGAGAAGGCCAAGGAAGTGCTTGCCAAGTACCCCGACATCAAGGGCTTCCAGGGTTCGGCTGGCAACGACGTGCCCGGAATCGCGCGTGCCGTTCAGGAAGCGGGTCTGCAGAACAAGATCTGCGTGATGGGCACCTCGATCCCGTCCGCGGCGTCGAAGTACCTCGCCGACGGATCGATCGACAAGATCTTCTTCTGGGACCCCGCGCTGGCCGGTGAGGCACAACTTCAGATCGCCATGATGCTCGCCCAGGGCAAGAAGATCGAGGCAGGTACCAACCTCAACATCCCCGGGTACGAGTCGCTGACCAAACTCGACGGCTACGACAACGTCTACGTCGGCAACGCCGCACTCGAGGCCGACGCAAAGACCATGTCCCAGTACAACTTCTGACGATCAGCACCGTAGCTGAAGGCGCGGCCGCGGCGATCCTGCGCGGCCGTGCCGGAAAGTGTCACCAATGACAGCACCAAGCGCCACCGACACGGCCAAGCCGGTGCTCCAGGTACGTGACATCGTCAAGACATACGGCGGCGTCACGGCCCTTGACGGCGTCTCCTTCGACCTCTATCCCGGCGAAGTGCACTGCCTGGCAGGCGAAAACGGCTGCGGCAAGTCCACGCTGATCAAAATCATCTCCGGCGCGGAACGACCGGACGCCGGCGAGATCGTCATCGACGACGTCGCACACCGCTTCATGAACGCGACCGCCGCGATCACCAGCGGTATTCAGGTGATCTACCAGGATTTCTCGTTGTTCGGGAATCTGACCGTCGCCGAGAACATCGCGCTCACCAGCGCGGTGGCCGAACGTCGTCGGCTCTACTCGCCGTCGGATGCGAAGCAGACGGCCAAGCGCATCGTCGACGAACTGCGGTTGAACCTCGACCTCGACGCCGACGTCGCGGCGCTGACTGTCGCCGATCGCCAACTCACCGCGATCTGCCGCGCCGTCGTACACGA includes:
- a CDS encoding autoinducer 2 ABC transporter substrate-binding protein yields the protein MQQRRAALLGAVGLTMTLIAACGSVGGGAAGNSSAPAGGGTQDPKDMTMVNVVKVKGIAWFDRMAVGDQNFAKRTGVDTRQEGADDTSPEKQIQIIQDLIPQHPTAITVVPNSPEALQNVLGQARAQGIKVVTHEATGIQNADIDIEAFDNAAYGKQIMQNLAQCMGQQGKYVQFVGGLTAKTHMQWVGAAHDLQTSQYPNMTRVEDPIESTDNEQAAYEKAKEVLAKYPDIKGFQGSAGNDVPGIARAVQEAGLQNKICVMGTSIPSAASKYLADGSIDKIFFWDPALAGEAQLQIAMMLAQGKKIEAGTNLNIPGYESLTKLDGYDNVYVGNAALEADAKTMSQYNF